From one Macrobrachium nipponense isolate FS-2020 chromosome 37, ASM1510439v2, whole genome shotgun sequence genomic stretch:
- the LOC135209065 gene encoding cytochrome P450 4C1-like, with protein MAWIRSGEASFGPGVVALASLIPLIMLFLNWIIKRKGKVDAIGQLPGPKKLSAFAYSRIVGTSAPENFLLRSGMSYIWSFKAPIYQIQMGSTSRVHAIKARAAELVLNTIRNIDKTDGYKFLHPWLGTGLLTSTGEKWQSRRKLLTPAFHFKILEDFVDVFNGQSNTLIRKLGEKADGTTFDIFPYITRCALDIICETAMGYTASAQDDTDSEYMRTLTKLVRLVRERLSKVWLSIPFVFKLLGYAKKQKEYLAIVHGFTQKAIVERRAIRERQKSCESQKENSPEPSTEQDEIVFKGKKKLLAFLDLLLEYSDDGKALTDEEIQEEVDTFMFEGHDTTAASINWVLYFMGYYPEIQEKVYEELTSVLGDPDQPLTMADIRELNYLDRCIKESLRLYPSVPFVGRRLGEDIVVDNYRVPAGAEITIPPYTLHRDPEQFPNPQIFDPDRFLPENCKKRHPYAYVPFSAGPRNCIGQKFAMMEEKVILSKILRNFRVESTTRREDLVVSADLIVRPEHGNFVKLYPRSTE; from the exons ATGGCCTGGATACGGTCAGGTGAAGCCAGCTTTGGTCCTGGTGTTGTTGCCCTGGCCAGTCTCATTCCTCTCATCATGTTATTCCTCAACTGGATTATCAAGAGGAAAGGAAAG GTAGATGCCATTGGACAGCTTCCAGGCCCTAAAAAGCTCTCAGCGTTTGCGTACTCGAGGATAGTCGGGACCAGTGCTCCAG AGAACTTTCTCCTTCGATCTGGAATGAGCTACATCTGGAGTTTTAAGGCTCCCATATATCAGATACAGATGGGGTCAACCAGCCGTGTACATGCTATTAAAGCCAGGGCTGCAGAG TTGGTATTGAATACTATCAGGAACATAGACAAGACTGATGGCTACAAATTTCTCCATCCATGGCTTGGTACTGGCCTTCTAACATCCACCG GGGAAAAATGGCAATCAAGGAGGAAACTCCTCACACCAGCATTCCACTTCAAGATCTTGGAGGATTTCGTTGATGTCTTCAACGGTCAAAGCAACACTCTGATCAGGAAATTAGGAGAAAAAGCGGATGGGACTACATTCGATATATTCCCTTACATCACTCGCTGCGCACTGGACATAATCTGCG AAACGGCAATGGGTTATACAGCCTCTGCTCAGGACGACACGGACTCTGAATATATGAGAACGTTAACAAA GCTGGTGAGATTGGTACGGGAGAGGCTATCCAAGGTATGGCTCTCCATACCATTCGTTTTCAAGCTACTCGGTTATGCTAAAAAGCAAAAGGAGTACCTGGCCATAGTGCACGGCTTTACTCAGAAAGCCATCGTGGAAAGGAGAGCCATCAGGGAGAGACAAAAGTCATGTGAATCCCAGAAGGAAAACAGCCCTGAACCCAGCACTGAGCAAGATGAGATTGTGTTCAAAG GCAAGAAAAAGTTACTGGCCTTCCTGGATCTCCTTCTTGAATACTCCGATGATGGCAAAGCCTTGACGGATGAAGAAATTCAAGAAGAAGTCGATACATTTATGTTTGAAGGGCATGACACAACCGCCGCCAGTATCAATTGGGTCTTGTATTTCATGGGTTATTATCCAGAGATTCAG GAAAAGGTCTATGAAGAACTGACCTCAGTTCTGGGAGACCCAGATCAGCCACTGACAATGGCTGACATCAGAGAGCTCAACTACTTGGACCGATGCATCAAAGAATCCCTTAGACTCTACCCTTCAGTGCCATTTGTGGGGAGAAGACTGGGCGAAGACATTGTCGTAG ATAATTACAGAGTACCAGCTGGGGCAGAGATCACGATCCCACCCTACACTCTCCATCGAGACCCAGAGCAGTTCCCAAACCCTCAGATCTTCGACCCTGATCGCTTCTTGCCAGAAAACTGCAAGAAAAGGCATCCATATGCTTACGTACCCTTCAGTGCCGGGCCAAGAAACTGTATTG GTCAAAAATTCGCCATGATGGAAGAGAAGGTCATTCTGAGCAAGATCCTGAGGAATTTCAGGGTTGAAAGCACCACCCGGAGGGAGGATCTGGTCGTATCGGCAGATCTCATCGTAAGACCAGAACATGGAAACTTCGTCAAACTCTACCCTCGATCTACGGAATAG